The window CTGAATTCATTTAAACCAAATGCTAAAAGCAAGGGAATGAGCATGGGGTCGCTTGCAGCCTCTCCGCACATGCCGACCATGATCCCTTCCTTGCGTCCGCATTCAATGACATGACGGATGCTTCTTAAAACAGCGGGATTTAATGGGGAATACAGATAAGATACCTTATCGTTTCCTCTGTCCACGGACATGGTGTACTGGGTCAGGTCATTGGTTCCGATACTGAAGAAATCCACTTCCTTTGCAAATACATCAGCCATCAGGGAAGCTGCAGCCGTCTCCACCATAATTCCCACTAAAATATCCTTTTTATAGGCAAGTCCCTTTTCATCCAGTTCCTTCTTAAGCTCTTCAACAAGTGCCTTTGCTTCCCTGTATTCTTCTAAACAGGTAACCATGGGAACCATGATGCGGATATTGCCGAAAGCACTGGCTCTTAAAAGAGCCCGGAGCTGAGGCTTGTAAACGTCTTCTTTCCGGTCCAGGCAGAACCGGATGGCACGGTATCCTAAGAATGGGTTTTCATCCTTTTTAAGGCCCATGTATGGGATTTCCTTATCTCCGCCGATATCCAGAGTGCGGATGATCACCGGCTTGCCGTTCATGGCAACCGCAACCTTCCGGTAGGCATCAAACTGCTCGTCCTCTGTTGGCATAGACGTACGGTCCATAAATAAGAATTCCGTACGGAAAAGCCCGATTCCTTCCCCGTCATAATGAAGGACCTTTTCCACATCCTCAGGCTTCCCGATATTGGCAACCAGTTCAATGGAAACTCCATCCTTTGTCACCGTAGGCCTTCCGATGTACTGCTCCAGTTCCTTCTTTTCCTTTAAAAACGCTTCTCTCTTTGCGGAATATTCTGTCTTCACCGACTCTTCCGGATTCACCATGACAAATCCCTTTGAGCCATCCAGTATGATCTCATCCCCGTCGGATACCTGGCTTAAAAAGCCCTCCAACGCGACCACTGCAGGAATCTCCAAAGCTCTGGCAAGAATTGCACTGTGGGAAGTCTTTCCTCCCAGCTCTGTGACAATTCCCACTACCTTCTCAGGATTAATACCAGCTGTCATGGATGGGGTTAAGTCTTTTGCAATGATCACGCTTCCTTCCGGAAGGGCGGAAATATCCACTGAGTTGATCCCCATAAGTATTTTCTGCACACGGGTCTTAATATCCCTCATGTCCGTAGCTCTCTGCTGCATCAGCTCGTCTCCCATAGAGGCAAACATATCGGCATAGGTGTTGCATACATTTTCAATGGCATATTCGCTGTTGACATTCTCCCCGTCGATCGTATTCTCGATCTCACTTGTCAGCATCGGATCAGAAAGAAGTAATAAATGGCCCTTTAAAATCTCCGCTTCCTTTTCTCCCACTTTTGTTGCCAGATCCTTCGCCAAGGCATCGGTTTCTTCCATGGCCTGCTTTGCAGCCGCCTGAAAGCGGATCTTTTCAGCCGCCGGATCTGTGATAGCTTCCCTTCTGATCTTAAGTTCCGCTTCTTCCACGCTGACAGCTTTTCCGATGCCAATTCCCGCGGATGCACTTGTTCCTTTAAACATAATTTCTCCTCCTTATTAATTATTAAACAATTAATCTATTCGCCAAGACCCTCTTCCACTGCCTTGACCATGGTTGCCAGAGCTTCCTCCTCATCTGCTCCCTCACAGACAAAAGTAATCTCATCCCCGCTTTTTACACAGGCACCCAATACGCTAAGCACACTTTTCGCATTGGCAGTGGTATTCTTAAACCGAAAACTCACCGTAGATTTAAAGTTCATGGCTTCCTTACAAAGAATCCCTGCCGGCCTTAGGTGCAGGCCGGTAGGATTCTTTATAACAACTTTCGCACTGACCATATTGAATTCCCTCCCTCTATTCCTTTATCATTTGCGCCTTTTTCCGGAAGCAAAAGCCTTTCTTATTCAGACTCAGACTCTTCCGTCGAAGAGGCTGTGGCGCTTTCCTCTGTTCCGGGGCCAGGATCTTTTTGGGCCACCGTCACATTGAAAGGCGTATATCCAACCACCTCAAATCCACCTGAAACCTCAAATTTCAGCATTCCGGGATGAGGGCCGGCTTCCTGGTCTGATACGTCAAGAATTGCGTTTAAGTTTTCTTCCGTCAGGGCATCCAAGTCTTCCTTCAGCCCTTTTATGGTAACATCAGAGGTCTCCTTGTCAAAGCTGTAATCGTAATCAGCCTCTGCCCCTTCCATCTCCAGGTTTTTCAGATTCAAAGTGAATACTCTGGTGGTCAGCGGTTCTACCTTCAGCTTCACGGTTACATTCTTATATTCTTCCCTTGCCACGGAAGTACTTGGCGGCAGATACTGGCTTAAATCCAGCTGAACCACCTTATCAGAGGTAGCGCCGTCCACATTCAGCTTATCCGAAGCAACAGATAAGGTGGACAAGGAAGCCAGAACCGA of the Lacrimispora indolis DSM 755 genome contains:
- the ptsP gene encoding phosphoenolpyruvate--protein phosphotransferase, with product MFKGTSASAGIGIGKAVSVEEAELKIRREAITDPAAEKIRFQAAAKQAMEETDALAKDLATKVGEKEAEILKGHLLLLSDPMLTSEIENTIDGENVNSEYAIENVCNTYADMFASMGDELMQQRATDMRDIKTRVQKILMGINSVDISALPEGSVIIAKDLTPSMTAGINPEKVVGIVTELGGKTSHSAILARALEIPAVVALEGFLSQVSDGDEIILDGSKGFVMVNPEESVKTEYSAKREAFLKEKKELEQYIGRPTVTKDGVSIELVANIGKPEDVEKVLHYDGEGIGLFRTEFLFMDRTSMPTEDEQFDAYRKVAVAMNGKPVIIRTLDIGGDKEIPYMGLKKDENPFLGYRAIRFCLDRKEDVYKPQLRALLRASAFGNIRIMVPMVTCLEEYREAKALVEELKKELDEKGLAYKKDILVGIMVETAAASLMADVFAKEVDFFSIGTNDLTQYTMSVDRGNDKVSYLYSPLNPAVLRSIRHVIECGRKEGIMVGMCGEAASDPMLIPLLLAFGLNEFSMSASAILNARKLITGYSTKELQAVAEKAMTYATVKEVEDYMREFISNT
- a CDS encoding HPr family phosphocarrier protein gives rise to the protein MVSAKVVIKNPTGLHLRPAGILCKEAMNFKSTVSFRFKNTTANAKSVLSVLGACVKSGDEITFVCEGADEEEALATMVKAVEEGLGE